One region of Triticum aestivum cultivar Chinese Spring chromosome 6B, IWGSC CS RefSeq v2.1, whole genome shotgun sequence genomic DNA includes:
- the LOC123135208 gene encoding probable prolyl 4-hydroxylase 3: protein MAPSRPLMRGAGPPRVFGSARAGRASPYALALAALLLASAFLLALIAFGVFSLPVSSPALPTTGAGAETESSGDSGGAAESESSAGSSRAARSRARRDLSEGLGERGAQWTEVVSWEPRAFVYHNFLSKEECEYLIGLAKPRMVKSTVVDSETGKSKDSRVRTSSGMFLQRGRDKVIRAIERRIADYTFIPAEHGEGLQVLHYEVGQKYEPHFDYFLDEFNTKNGGQRMATILMYLSDVEEGGETIFPDANVNSSSLPWYNELSECARKGLAVKPKMGDALLFWSMKPDATLDPLSLHGGCPVIKGNKWSSTKWLHVHEYKA from the exons ATGGCGCCGTCGCGGCCGCTGATGCGCGGGGCGGGCCCGCCGCGGGTCTTCGGCTCCGCGCGCGCCGGCCGGGCCTCGCCGTACGCGCTCGCGCTCGCCGCGCTGCTCCTCGcctccgccttcctcctcgccCTCATCGCCTTCGGCGTCTTCTCGCTCCCCGTCTCCTCCCCCGCGCTCCCAaccaccggcgccggcgccgagaCCGAGTCCTCCGGCGACAGCGGCGGGGCCGCGGAGTCCGAGTCCTCCGCCGGCTCCTCCCGCGCCGCGCGCAGCCGCGCCCGCCGCGACCTCAG CGAGGGGCTGGGCGAGCGGGGCGCGCAGTGGACGGAGGTCGTCTCGTGGGAGCCCAGGGCGTTCGTCTACCACAACTTCCTG TCCAAGGAAGAGTGTGAGTACTTAATTGGATTGGCGAAACCTCGCATGGTGAAATCAACAGTGGTCGACAGTGAGACTGGTAAAAGCAAGGACAGCAGGGTTCGTACAAGTTCAGGCATGTTTCTTCAAAGAGGACGGGACAAGGTTATCCGGGCCATTGAAAGGAGGATAGCAGATTACACCTTCATACCTGCAG AACATGGAGAGGGACTCCAAGTCCTGCACTATGAAGTCGGGCAGAAGTACGAACCCCACTTTGACTATTTTCTTGATGAGTTCAACACCAAGAATGGTGGTCAGAGGATGGCAACTATTCTCATGTACCT GTCAGATGTTGAAGAAGGGGGTGAGACTATTTTCCCCGATGCAAATGTGAACAGCAGTTCTTTACCATGGTACAATGAACTTTCAGAGTGTGCCAGAAAAGGTCTTGCTGTCAAACCGAAGATGGGAGATGCGCTGCTTTTCTGGAGCATGAAACCAGATGCCACTCTAGATCCACTAAGTTTGCACG GGGGCTGTCCTGTTATCAAAGGGAACAAATGGTCATCAACCAAGTGGCTGCATGTTCACGAGTACAAAGCTTAG